In Vanrija pseudolonga chromosome 4, complete sequence, a single window of DNA contains:
- the ATXN3_1 gene encoding Ataxin-3, whose amino-acid sequence MDLVPYIFHELQEPGSLLCAQHCLNNLLQQPVYTEIDLADLARRLDEAESAATYRAPGAKSYNYDDTGFFSISVLEKAMQVWDLTLVRWRGEAMRPFQEHPEVQAAFILNLESHWFALRRFGDSTRWYNLNSFLPAPEWISPTYLQMVLKQAEEEGYSVFAVRRSGEGAGEEPTDVGEAAGWEDGGIGILPESGADIMAIELGPVHGRGGSVAPPSFSVATGVAGPSQPRSAPAVPADEETPAAGSGRYRRRQADPESIDVDEEDEAPQASRRARSSRGGRGSWARDAHEQLLEELNAQAAEDDEELDIDEDELEQQQQQPHAASVFAQQFYAGPTDFAYHSRSYDDEDEALQAALKASMADLPPDFVLPELKPKEPLPRPAGSVSPPTLPAQAPEPVPDDEEYATAEEEEEELEEDDDDAPAQELSPDEIRRARLARFQ is encoded by the exons ATGGACCTCGTGCCAT acaTCTTTCACGAGCTCCAGGAGCCCGGCTCGCTGCTGT GCGCTCAGCACTGCCTCAACAACCTGCTGCAGCAGCCGGTGTACACCGAgatcgacctcgccgacctggcaAGACG gctcgacgaggccgagagcGCCGCGACGTACCGCGCCCCCGGGGCCAAGTCGTACAACTACGACGACACGGGCTTCTTCTCGATTTCGGTGCTGGAGAAG gccATGCAGGTGTGGGACCTGACGCTCGTccgctggcgcggcgaggcgatgCGTCCGTTCCAGGAGCACCCCGA GGTCCAGGCGGCGTTcatcctcaacctcgagTCGCACTGGTTCGCGCTCCGCCGCTTCGGTGACAGCACGCGCTGGTACAACCTCAACTCGTTCCTGCCCGCCCCCGAGTGGATCTCGCCCACGTACCTCCAGATGGTGctcaagcaggccgaggaggagggatACTCTGTCTTCGCCGTGCGCCGGAGCGGCGAGggtgccggcgaggagccgACCGACGTTGGCGAGGCGGCTGGATGGGAGGACGGCGGTATTGGTATCCTGCCCGAGTCAGGGGCGGACATCATGGCCATCGAGCTGGGACCGGTgcacggccgaggcggcagcgtggCCCCGCCAAGCTTTAGCGTCGCGACTGGTGTTGCGGGCC CCTCTcagccgcgctcggcgcctgCAGTCCCtgcggacgaggagacgcCAGCGGCCGGCTCGGGAAGATATCGCAGACGCCAGGCTGACCCCGAGTCGAtcgacgttgacgaggaagatgaggcACCGCAGGCGAGCAGAAgagcgcgcagctcgcgggGCGGAAGAGGGTCGTGGGCTCGCGACGCACacgagcagctgctcgaggagctgaaTGCGCAAgcagccgaggacgacgaggagctcgacattgacgaggacgagctggagcagcagcagcagcagccacacgccgcctcggtgtTCGCGCAGCAGTTCTACGCCGGCCCAACCGACTTTGCGTACCACAGCCGAagctacgacgacgaggacgaggcgctccAAGCCGCGCTGAAGGCGAGCATGGCCGACTTGCCGCCCGACTTTGTGCTCCCCGAGCTCAAGCCCAAGGAGCCTCTGCCCCGCCCTGCGGGCTCCGTCTCACCCCCCACCCTGCCTGCTCAGGCGCCGGAGCCagtgcccgacgacgaggagtaTGCGACcgccgaagaggaggaggaggagcttgaggaggacgacgacgacgcgcctgcGCAGGAGCTGTCGCCTG ATGAGATtcgccgtgcgcgcctcgcgcgtTTCCAATAG
- the ATXN3_1 gene encoding Ataxin-3: MDLVPYIFHELQEPGSLLSDAYIGAQHCLNNLLQQPVYTEIDLADLARRLDEAESAATYRAPGAKSYNYDDTGFFSISVLEKAMQVWDLTLVRWRGEAMRPFQEHPEVQAAFILNLESHWFALRRFGDSTRWYNLNSFLPAPEWISPTYLQMVLKQAEEEGYSVFAVRRSGEGAGEEPTDVGEAAGWEDGGIGILPESGADIMAIELGPVHGRGGSVAPPSFSVATGVAGPSQPRSAPAVPADEETPAAGSGRYRRRQADPESIDVDEEDEAPQASRRARSSRGGRGSWARDAHEQLLEELNAQAAEDDEELDIDEDELEQQQQQPHAASVFAQQFYAGPTDFAYHSRSYDDEDEALQAALKASMADLPPDFVLPELKPKEPLPRPAGSVSPPTLPAQAPEPVPDDEEYATAEEEEEELEEDDDDAPAQELSPDEIRRARLARFQ; this comes from the exons ATGGACCTCGTGCCAT acaTCTTTCACGAGCTCCAGGAGCCCGGCTCGCTGCTGT CTGACGCGTACATAGGCGCTCAGCACTGCCTCAACAACCTGCTGCAGCAGCCGGTGTACACCGAgatcgacctcgccgacctggcaAGACG gctcgacgaggccgagagcGCCGCGACGTACCGCGCCCCCGGGGCCAAGTCGTACAACTACGACGACACGGGCTTCTTCTCGATTTCGGTGCTGGAGAAG gccATGCAGGTGTGGGACCTGACGCTCGTccgctggcgcggcgaggcgatgCGTCCGTTCCAGGAGCACCCCGA GGTCCAGGCGGCGTTcatcctcaacctcgagTCGCACTGGTTCGCGCTCCGCCGCTTCGGTGACAGCACGCGCTGGTACAACCTCAACTCGTTCCTGCCCGCCCCCGAGTGGATCTCGCCCACGTACCTCCAGATGGTGctcaagcaggccgaggaggagggatACTCTGTCTTCGCCGTGCGCCGGAGCGGCGAGggtgccggcgaggagccgACCGACGTTGGCGAGGCGGCTGGATGGGAGGACGGCGGTATTGGTATCCTGCCCGAGTCAGGGGCGGACATCATGGCCATCGAGCTGGGACCGGTgcacggccgaggcggcagcgtggCCCCGCCAAGCTTTAGCGTCGCGACTGGTGTTGCGGGCC CCTCTcagccgcgctcggcgcctgCAGTCCCtgcggacgaggagacgcCAGCGGCCGGCTCGGGAAGATATCGCAGACGCCAGGCTGACCCCGAGTCGAtcgacgttgacgaggaagatgaggcACCGCAGGCGAGCAGAAgagcgcgcagctcgcgggGCGGAAGAGGGTCGTGGGCTCGCGACGCACacgagcagctgctcgaggagctgaaTGCGCAAgcagccgaggacgacgaggagctcgacattgacgaggacgagctggagcagcagcagcagcagccacacgccgcctcggtgtTCGCGCAGCAGTTCTACGCCGGCCCAACCGACTTTGCGTACCACAGCCGAagctacgacgacgaggacgaggcgctccAAGCCGCGCTGAAGGCGAGCATGGCCGACTTGCCGCCCGACTTTGTGCTCCCCGAGCTCAAGCCCAAGGAGCCTCTGCCCCGCCCTGCGGGCTCCGTCTCACCCCCCACCCTGCCTGCTCAGGCGCCGGAGCCagtgcccgacgacgaggagtaTGCGACcgccgaagaggaggaggaggagcttgaggaggacgacgacgacgcgcctgcGCAGGAGCTGTCGCCTG ATGAGATtcgccgtgcgcgcctcgcgcgtTTCCAATAG